A single Myxocyprinus asiaticus isolate MX2 ecotype Aquarium Trade chromosome 50, UBuf_Myxa_2, whole genome shotgun sequence DNA region contains:
- the LOC127439234 gene encoding uncharacterized protein LOC127439234 isoform X2: MYKYMYFSVVKMKKLCILFAVILLVDGVSAGYDQMLVSVNVGDSLTLHTGYIRKQDDKMTWYFNNTRIAQINGNLSKICTDVQCDETFRDRLQLNTQTGDLTITNITTEHTGNYQLQIINLGFSEKIFNLSVQVGVPWADRMKKVNEGESVSLDSGVTKKQNDSITWYFNGIRIAQINGNTSEACTDVQCDIENERLRDRLKLNDQTGSLTITNARITDTGEYQLEISSSSRFSSSSRHRSISFSSRKTYSVTVIDPGPSLGVIAGIIVGVLLLVAAVTAGVFYHRRQAGQQGQAQPRDDQRDPPSQQESSTTSTCWTTDAGSPLPTRQVPGL; encoded by the exons atgtataaatacatgtatttttcagTGGTGAAAATGAAAAAACTCTGTATTTTGTTCGCTGTAATTTTGCTCGTTGATG GTGTGTCTGCAGGTTATGACCAAATGTTGGTGTCAGTGAACGTGGGAGATTCCCTCACTCTACACACTGGTTATATAAGAAAACAAGACGACAAGATGACATGGTATTTTAATAACACTCGTATAGCTCAAATCAATGGAAATCTCAGTAAGATCTGTACTGATGTACAATGTGATGAGACATTCAGAGACAGACTGCAGCTGAACACTCAGACTGGAGATCTTACCATCACAAACATCACAACTGAGCACACTGGAAATTATCAACTACAGATTATCAATTTAGGCTTCAGTGAGAAAATCTTCAATTTATCTGTCCAAGTTG GTGTGCCTTGGGCCGATAGAATGAAGAAAGTGAATGAGGGAGAGTCTGTCTCTTTAGATTCTGGTgtaactaaaaaacaaaatgactcGATCACATGGTATTTTAATGGTATTCGCATAGCTCAAATCAATGGGAATACCAGTGAGGCCTGTACAGACGTGCAGTGTGATATTGAAAATGAGAGATTGCGAGACCGATTGAAGCTGAATGATCAGACTGGATCTCTTACCATCACAAACGCCAGAATCACAGACACTGGAGAATATCAACTAGagatcagcagcagcagcagattCAGCAGCAGCAGCCGTCACCGCAGCATCAGCTTCAGCAGCAGAAAGACCTACAGCGTTACAGTCATTG ATCCAGGTCCGTCTTTAGGTGTAATAGCAGGTATAATTGTTGGTGTTCTGCTGCTCGTGGCTGCAGTGACTGCTGGTGTTTTTTATCACCGCAGACAAGCAGGACAACAGG gTCAAGCGCAGCCGCGTGATGATCAG cgagatcctccaagtcagcaagaatcttcgacAACAtcaacatgttggacaactgacgctggatcacctctcccgacGCGCCAAGTCCCTGGACTGTAG
- the LOC127439234 gene encoding uncharacterized protein LOC127439234 isoform X3, whose translation MYKYMYFSVVKMKKLCILFAVILLVDGVSAGYDQMLVSVNVGDSLTLHTGYIRKQDDKMTWYFNNTRIAQINGNLSKICTDVQCDETFRDRLQLNTQTGDLTITNITTEHTGNYQLQIINLGFSEKIFNLSVQVGVPWADRMKKVNEGESVSLDSGVTKKQNDSITWYFNGIRIAQINGNTSEACTDVQCDIENERLRDRLKLNDQTGSLTITNARITDTGEYQLEISSSSRFSSSSRHRSISFSSRKTYSVTVIDPGPSLGVIAGIIVGVLLLVAAVTAGVFYHRRQAGQQGQAQPRDDQENDGANPPPHQNDGGNEMIPLNERVNED comes from the exons atgtataaatacatgtatttttcagTGGTGAAAATGAAAAAACTCTGTATTTTGTTCGCTGTAATTTTGCTCGTTGATG GTGTGTCTGCAGGTTATGACCAAATGTTGGTGTCAGTGAACGTGGGAGATTCCCTCACTCTACACACTGGTTATATAAGAAAACAAGACGACAAGATGACATGGTATTTTAATAACACTCGTATAGCTCAAATCAATGGAAATCTCAGTAAGATCTGTACTGATGTACAATGTGATGAGACATTCAGAGACAGACTGCAGCTGAACACTCAGACTGGAGATCTTACCATCACAAACATCACAACTGAGCACACTGGAAATTATCAACTACAGATTATCAATTTAGGCTTCAGTGAGAAAATCTTCAATTTATCTGTCCAAGTTG GTGTGCCTTGGGCCGATAGAATGAAGAAAGTGAATGAGGGAGAGTCTGTCTCTTTAGATTCTGGTgtaactaaaaaacaaaatgactcGATCACATGGTATTTTAATGGTATTCGCATAGCTCAAATCAATGGGAATACCAGTGAGGCCTGTACAGACGTGCAGTGTGATATTGAAAATGAGAGATTGCGAGACCGATTGAAGCTGAATGATCAGACTGGATCTCTTACCATCACAAACGCCAGAATCACAGACACTGGAGAATATCAACTAGagatcagcagcagcagcagattCAGCAGCAGCAGCCGTCACCGCAGCATCAGCTTCAGCAGCAGAAAGACCTACAGCGTTACAGTCATTG ATCCAGGTCCGTCTTTAGGTGTAATAGCAGGTATAATTGTTGGTGTTCTGCTGCTCGTGGCTGCAGTGACTGCTGGTGTTTTTTATCACCGCAGACAAGCAGGACAACAGG gTCAAGCGCAGCCGCGTGATGATCAG GAGAATGATGGAGCGAATCCACCACCTCATCAgaatgatggagggaacgagatgatTCCTCTGAATGAAAGAGTGAATGAGGACTGA
- the LOC127439234 gene encoding uncharacterized protein LOC127439234 isoform X4: MYKYMYFSVVKMKKLCILFAVILLVDGVSAGYDQMLVSVNVGDSLTLHTGYIRKQDDKMTWYFNNTRIAQINGNLSKICTDVQCDETFRDRLQLNTQTGDLTITNITTEHTGNYQLQIINLGFSEKIFNLSVQVGVPWADRMKKVNEGESVSLDSGVTKKQNDSITWYFNGIRIAQINGNTSEACTDVQCDIENERLRDRLKLNDQTGSLTITNARITDTGEYQLEISSSSRFSSRKTYSVTVIESQNTNTSTNRLIDHSQHSLDVFNAFQPYNCITAPDIYRSRSVFRCNSRYNCWCSAARGCSDCWCFLSPQTSRTTGSSAAA, from the exons atgtataaatacatgtatttttcagTGGTGAAAATGAAAAAACTCTGTATTTTGTTCGCTGTAATTTTGCTCGTTGATG GTGTGTCTGCAGGTTATGACCAAATGTTGGTGTCAGTGAACGTGGGAGATTCCCTCACTCTACACACTGGTTATATAAGAAAACAAGACGACAAGATGACATGGTATTTTAATAACACTCGTATAGCTCAAATCAATGGAAATCTCAGTAAGATCTGTACTGATGTACAATGTGATGAGACATTCAGAGACAGACTGCAGCTGAACACTCAGACTGGAGATCTTACCATCACAAACATCACAACTGAGCACACTGGAAATTATCAACTACAGATTATCAATTTAGGCTTCAGTGAGAAAATCTTCAATTTATCTGTCCAAGTTG GTGTGCCTTGGGCCGATAGAATGAAGAAAGTGAATGAGGGAGAGTCTGTCTCTTTAGATTCTGGTgtaactaaaaaacaaaatgactcGATCACATGGTATTTTAATGGTATTCGCATAGCTCAAATCAATGGGAATACCAGTGAGGCCTGTACAGACGTGCAGTGTGATATTGAAAATGAGAGATTGCGAGACCGATTGAAGCTGAATGATCAGACTGGATCTCTTACCATCACAAACGCCAGAATCACAGACACTGGAGAATATCAACTAGagatcagcagcagcagcaga TTCAGCAGCAGAAAGACCTACAGCGTTACAGTCATTG AGTCCCAAAACACAAACACCTCAACCAATAGACTGATAGATCACTCTCAGCACTCTCTGGATGTCTTTAATGCTTTTCAACCCTACAACTGTATAACAGCACCAGATATTTACAG ATCCAGGTCCGTCTTTAGGTGTAATAGCAGGTATAATTGTTGGTGTTCTGCTGCTCGTGGCTGCAGTGACTGCTGGTGTTTTTTATCACCGCAGACAAGCAGGACAACAGG gTCAAGCGCAGCCGCGTGA
- the LOC127439234 gene encoding uncharacterized protein LOC127439234 isoform X1, with translation MYKYMYFSVVKMKKLCILFAVILLVDGVSAGYDQMLVSVNVGDSLTLHTGYIRKQDDKMTWYFNNTRIAQINGNLSKICTDVQCDETFRDRLQLNTQTGDLTITNITTEHTGNYQLQIINLGFSEKIFNLSVQVGVPWADRMKKVNEGESVSLDSGVTKKQNDSITWYFNGIRIAQINGNTSEACTDVQCDIENERLRDRLKLNDQTGSLTITNARITDTGEYQLEISSSSRFSSSSRHRSISFSSRKTYSVTVIESQNTNTSTNRLIDHSQHSLDVFNAFQPYNCITAPDIYRSRSVFRCNSRYNCWCSAARGCSDCWCFLSPQTSRTTGSSAAA, from the exons atgtataaatacatgtatttttcagTGGTGAAAATGAAAAAACTCTGTATTTTGTTCGCTGTAATTTTGCTCGTTGATG GTGTGTCTGCAGGTTATGACCAAATGTTGGTGTCAGTGAACGTGGGAGATTCCCTCACTCTACACACTGGTTATATAAGAAAACAAGACGACAAGATGACATGGTATTTTAATAACACTCGTATAGCTCAAATCAATGGAAATCTCAGTAAGATCTGTACTGATGTACAATGTGATGAGACATTCAGAGACAGACTGCAGCTGAACACTCAGACTGGAGATCTTACCATCACAAACATCACAACTGAGCACACTGGAAATTATCAACTACAGATTATCAATTTAGGCTTCAGTGAGAAAATCTTCAATTTATCTGTCCAAGTTG GTGTGCCTTGGGCCGATAGAATGAAGAAAGTGAATGAGGGAGAGTCTGTCTCTTTAGATTCTGGTgtaactaaaaaacaaaatgactcGATCACATGGTATTTTAATGGTATTCGCATAGCTCAAATCAATGGGAATACCAGTGAGGCCTGTACAGACGTGCAGTGTGATATTGAAAATGAGAGATTGCGAGACCGATTGAAGCTGAATGATCAGACTGGATCTCTTACCATCACAAACGCCAGAATCACAGACACTGGAGAATATCAACTAGagatcagcagcagcagcagattCAGCAGCAGCAGCCGTCACCGCAGCATCAGCTTCAGCAGCAGAAAGACCTACAGCGTTACAGTCATTG AGTCCCAAAACACAAACACCTCAACCAATAGACTGATAGATCACTCTCAGCACTCTCTGGATGTCTTTAATGCTTTTCAACCCTACAACTGTATAACAGCACCAGATATTTACAG ATCCAGGTCCGTCTTTAGGTGTAATAGCAGGTATAATTGTTGGTGTTCTGCTGCTCGTGGCTGCAGTGACTGCTGGTGTTTTTTATCACCGCAGACAAGCAGGACAACAGG gTCAAGCGCAGCCGCGTGA